From the Catenulispora sp. EB89 genome, the window GGCGGTGGTGGTCCCGGCCGTCGCACAGTGTGGCCTTTTTGGGGCATTTATTCTTTCGGGCTAACTCTTAAACCGGGGGCGGCCCCCCCCCGGTTTCCCGGGGGCGGCGGCCGCAGCGTTCATCGCCTTCGGTCTGGTTCGCGGCCCTGGCGGAAGATGATCTGCACGCCGTCGGGGTGCTCCCAGTCGCGGTTGTTGCCGATCACTGACACGCACACCTCACGATCGCCGTCCGGGTCGCGGGCGACGGTGACCTCGATTTCGGGGCCGAGGATCTCCAGGACGGCGCCGGGTCCGGCGACGGCGGCGACGGCCTCGTCCATCACCGACCGGTCGAGGGACAGGAAGGTCTCGATGGCGGCGTGGAAGTCCTGGGGGCGTTCGTCCTCATCGTAGCCCTCGACGAAGATCTCGACGTCGGTCCCCAGGGCGGGGACGGGGATCGGCTCGCTGACGTACTCGCCGCTGAACTCCTCGACCGGGCCGAGGCCCGGGATCTCGACAGTCCTGGCCGCGTCCTGGGCGGATTTCGTCTTCTGCCGATGCCATTTCATAGGGGACATCGTCTCCTGGCGGCCTCCAGCCGATCTCGCCCGGCGTCAGTCGACCCGGTCCGCCGACCAGTAGGTGTCGCCGCGCAGGATCAGCGCGGCCGCGCCGACCAGGCCGGCGTCCTGCCCCAGATCGGCCGGGACCACCTTCAGGTTCTTGGTGAAGTCCAGCCGCGCGTGCCGGTACAGCGCGGAGCGCAGGGGCTCGAACAGCAGCTCGCCGGCCTGCACGATGCCGCCGCCGATCGTCACCAGCTCCAGGTCGCACATCGCCGCCGCGCCGGCGATCGCGACGCCGAGCGCGGTGCCGGCGCGGGTGAAGGCGGCCTCGGCGATGCCGTCGCCGGCGCGGGCGTCGTCGGTGAGGTCCTTGCCGGTGCGGCTCTCCTGGCCCGCTCGCCAGCCCTGCGCCGCCGCCCACGCGGCCATGCGCGGCCCGCTCGCGACGGCCTCCAGGCAGCCGGTTCCGCCGCAGGCGCAGGGCGTCTCCTGGTCGACGACGACGTGCCCGATGTGCCCGGCGTTGCCCTTGGCGCCGTCGATGAGGCGGTCGCCGAGGATCAGGCCGCCGCCGACCCCGGTCGAGACGACCATGCCGAGCATGTTCGCGGTGCCGCGGCCGGCACCCTGCCAGTGCTCGGCGGCGGCCAGGCAGATGGCGTCGTTGTGCAGGCGCACGTCGCGCCGGAAGTCGGCCTCCAGCCGCCACCGCAACGGGAAACCGCGCCACCCGGGGATGTTCAGCGGCGAGACCTCGCCCGCCGGCCACCGCATCGGACCGCCGCAGCCGACGCCCACGGCGCGGAAGGCGCCGCGCTCGTACGGAAGGTGGTCGACGGCGTCGAGCAGCGCGGCGTAGAGCGCCTCGCCGTCCGCCCCGGCCCCGGCGGGCGTCGGCGTCCGGAACGAGGCCAGCACCTCGCCGTGCTCGTCGACGGCGCCGACCGCCATCTTCGTCCCGCCGATGTCGATCGCCAGCACCGGGGCGTGCCCGGAGGTGTCAGTCACCGTCATGGTGGACACCTTAGGCGGTTTTGTATCAGCTTCCAGAGAAGCCCTGCAGATAGGTCACCTGCTGGCGCAGGGCCTGGGCGGTGGAGTGGCTGATCGTGCCCTGGTTCTCCTCGGAGCGGATGGTCTGGGTGAGGGTGGCCAGGGTCTGGTTGTAGCCGTTGGAGCCGACCTGGGTGTTCTGGAGCTGGGTGACGAGGCGGGTGAGGGTGGTCCGGGCCGTGGTGTCCGTGACCTGGGTGGTGACGATGGTGGTGATCTGGGTCTCGGACTGCTGCGGCGAAGTCGGGGCGGTGGAGGGGGCGCCGTTGTTGGGGGCCGTGTTCGGGCCGGTGGGGGCGCCGCCGGGGGCGGTGGGGCCAGTGGGGCCGGAGCCGGGGCCGGTGGGGCTGGAGCCCGGGCCGGTCGGGCTGGAGCCGGGGCCGCCGGGTCCGCCGGGGGTGGTCGAACCGCTCGGGGCGCCGGGGCCGGTCGCACCGGTCGCGCCGCCGGAGGGCACCGAGGACACGCCGCCGTTCGGGCCGGACGTCACGGACGCCGCGCTGTTGGGGCCGCTGGCGCTGGAGCCGCCGGAACCGCCGGTGGCGCTGCCGGATCCGCTGGGCGAGATGACGGGGACGCCGCCGGACACGCCGGTGCTCGCCCCGGTGCTGCCGCCGCTGGGTAGCGTCGCGGAGCCGGTGATGCTGGACGAGGAGTTGGTGAGCGGGGTCGCGGTGGAGGAGGAGTGCGACCCGTGGATGGCGTAGCCGATGCCGATGCCGACGACCGCGCCGAGCAGGACGCCGCCGGAGGCGAGGACCCACGGCTTCGGCCTCGGGGATGCCGCTGCCACGAGGCCGCCGGAGGCTCCGCCGGCGGAACCGCCGCCGGCCGCCGCCGCACCGGACTCGCTGCTCAAGATCGCGCCGGAAGCGGCTGCGGTGGTTGCGCCGCCTGCTGCGGTTCCCGCCGAGCCGCGTGCTGTGGTTGCTCCGCCGGCTGCCGATCCGCTGCTGGCCGCACCACTGGCCCCGGCGGCACCTGCCGCCAAGCCGCCTGCGGTCGCCGCGCCGGCGAGCACCGCACCCGACGCCGCGGTCGTCGCGCCGCCCGCAGCCGCCGAGCTGGACCCGGCCGCGGTGCTCGCACCCGCCAGACCAGCAGCGCCCGCCGCCGTCTCGGAACCTGCCAGCTCCTCGCCGATCGCCAGCCCCGCAACACCGGCCGCGGCCATGCCGACCAACGTGCCCGCACCCGCCGAACCCTGAGCCGGCAACTGCTGCGTCTCAGCGCTCGACGCCGCCACCTCGGCAAGCGCCGCGGTCACCGCCGCCGCACTCGCCGCCTCGATCGCAGCAGCCTGGTTCGCTTCGGCGGCTGCGGTGGCCTCGGCACGCGCCGCCTCAAGCTCCGCCTCGTGCGCGATGGCCGCCTCGGCGAGCGCCGCGGCGACCGCACCCTCGATCGCGGCGGCCTGCCCGACCTCGACGGCCTCCAGCTCCTCGTGATGCCGCG encodes:
- a CDS encoding ROK family protein translates to MTVTDTSGHAPVLAIDIGGTKMAVGAVDEHGEVLASFRTPTPAGAGADGEALYAALLDAVDHLPYERGAFRAVGVGCGGPMRWPAGEVSPLNIPGWRGFPLRWRLEADFRRDVRLHNDAICLAAAEHWQGAGRGTANMLGMVVSTGVGGGLILGDRLIDGAKGNAGHIGHVVVDQETPCACGGTGCLEAVASGPRMAAWAAAQGWRAGQESRTGKDLTDDARAGDGIAEAAFTRAGTALGVAIAGAAAMCDLELVTIGGGIVQAGELLFEPLRSALYRHARLDFTKNLKVVPADLGQDAGLVGAAALILRGDTYWSADRVD